From Candidatus Dadabacteria bacterium, the proteins below share one genomic window:
- a CDS encoding LLM class flavin-dependent oxidoreductase, with the protein MARVATISPVWGCGVEDLRALAREAEGAGFEAIFSPEVPPYSAISNAQVFAEATSSIKVGTWITNIFMRKPVICAAEALTVQEVSGGRMILGLGVSHKPVNDKFGIDMGNPVESMEDYIAQIRPILDGSSELLTIKRELPRIPVHIAGLTNSAAQLAGRAADGLMPYMSPPEYVRQLKERVAEGAKEAGRDPSAVEITNGIPSFISDSFDDAVKAAKFGLSGYARFPFYQRLITNIGHGEVVEKIKGGEKPHEAFTDELIDAVALVGSAERCRERLEAHREAGVSLPIIVPGAVGKQSNVEVMKVTCAAYG; encoded by the coding sequence ATGGCGCGTGTTGCAACTATTTCACCGGTGTGGGGATGCGGAGTTGAGGATTTGAGGGCTCTCGCCCGCGAGGCGGAGGGGGCGGGGTTTGAAGCGATTTTCTCGCCCGAAGTGCCGCCTTACAGCGCCATCTCAAACGCTCAGGTGTTTGCCGAAGCCACATCCTCAATCAAGGTCGGCACATGGATCACAAATATCTTTATGCGCAAGCCGGTTATTTGCGCCGCCGAGGCTCTGACCGTTCAGGAGGTTTCCGGCGGCAGGATGATATTGGGGCTGGGAGTGAGCCACAAGCCGGTCAACGACAAATTCGGCATAGACATGGGAAATCCAGTTGAGTCAATGGAGGACTACATAGCGCAGATAAGGCCCATACTTGACGGCTCCTCGGAACTGCTGACAATCAAGCGCGAACTGCCCCGCATTCCCGTCCACATAGCGGGGCTTACAAACTCTGCGGCGCAGTTGGCGGGAAGGGCGGCGGACGGGCTGATGCCCTACATGTCTCCGCCGGAATATGTCAGGCAATTGAAGGAGCGGGTTGCGGAGGGCGCAAAGGAGGCGGGGAGAGACCCGTCTGCGGTTGAAATTACAAACGGCATTCCGTCTTTCATTTCAGACAGTTTTGATGACGCCGTAAAGGCGGCGAAATTCGGGCTTTCCGGCTACGCGCGGTTTCCCTTTTATCAGCGTCTCATCACCAACATCGGCCACGGCGAAGTGGTTGAAAAAATCAAAGGGGGAGAAAAACCGCACGAGGCGTTTACCGATGAACTGATTGACGCGGTGGCGCTTGTGGGCTCCGCAGAGCGCTGCCGCGAGCGGCTTGAAGCCCACAGGGAGGCGGGCGTCAGCCTGCCCATCATAGTTCCCGGGGCGGTGGGCAAGCAGAGCAATGTGGAGGTGATGAAAGTTACCTGCGCGGCCTACGGTTAA
- a CDS encoding M20/M25/M40 family metallo-hydrolase, with protein MISYTRMLEHLTDIIRIDSESRCERDVALVLEKQMRELGADCSYDDCGEKVGGDTGNLIVKIRGNTSAPPLLLSAHMDTVAPGRGINPRVEDGFLRSGGDTILGSDDKSGVSVIVEVARSLKENALPHGDIEIAFTICEEVGLLGAKHIDPSLFESAEGIVLDSSTPERLVVKCPASDMMNVEIKGVEAHAGLCPEDGVSAIEIAADAISGMKLGRIDFETTANVGKISGGTAINIIPGSVSLLCEARSHNEEKLAKQMDHMEERFIAASAKARGGKPDVKITREPIYPLMDVSESSRIAKMVESVARETGFPVVFHTSGGGCDANFFNRKGIECVNLGTGMYELHTVNEHLVIEEFNRCADIVLGTVLENVGAKQAN; from the coding sequence ATGATTTCATACACGAGAATGCTGGAGCACCTGACGGATATCATCCGGATAGACAGCGAGTCACGTTGTGAGAGGGATGTCGCGCTGGTTCTGGAAAAGCAGATGCGGGAACTCGGCGCGGACTGCTCTTACGATGACTGCGGAGAAAAAGTCGGCGGCGACACCGGAAACCTGATTGTGAAGATAAGGGGCAACACAAGCGCCCCTCCCCTTCTTCTTTCCGCCCACATGGACACGGTCGCGCCGGGCAGGGGCATAAACCCGCGCGTGGAAGACGGCTTTCTCAGAAGCGGCGGCGACACCATTTTGGGCAGCGATGACAAAAGCGGCGTCTCGGTGATTGTTGAGGTCGCGCGCTCCCTCAAAGAGAACGCCCTTCCCCACGGCGACATTGAGATAGCGTTCACAATATGCGAAGAGGTCGGCCTACTGGGGGCAAAGCATATTGACCCTTCGCTGTTTGAGTCCGCCGAGGGAATAGTTCTTGACAGCAGCACACCGGAGCGGCTTGTTGTCAAATGCCCCGCCTCCGACATGATGAATGTGGAAATAAAGGGCGTTGAGGCGCACGCCGGCCTGTGCCCGGAGGACGGCGTAAGCGCCATAGAAATTGCGGCGGACGCCATATCAGGGATGAAACTGGGAAGGATAGACTTTGAGACCACCGCCAATGTGGGGAAGATATCGGGCGGAACGGCAATCAACATAATTCCGGGTTCCGTGTCCCTTTTGTGCGAGGCAAGAAGCCACAATGAGGAAAAACTCGCAAAGCAGATGGACCACATGGAGGAGCGCTTTATCGCCGCATCGGCAAAGGCGCGCGGGGGCAAACCGGATGTGAAGATAACGCGCGAGCCCATTTATCCGCTGATGGATGTGTCCGAATCCTCCCGTATTGCAAAAATGGTGGAGAGTGTCGCGCGCGAAACGGGTTTTCCGGTGGTTTTTCACACAAGCGGCGGCGGGTGCGACGCCAATTTCTTCAACCGCAAGGGCATAGAGTGCGTCAATCTCGGAACGGGCATGTATGAACTCCACACGGTTAATGAGCATCTTGTTATTGAGGAATTCAACAGGTGCGCGGACATAGTTTTAGGAACAGTTCTGGAAAATGTCGGGGCAAAACAGGCAAATTAG
- a CDS encoding NADH-quinone oxidoreductase subunit M, protein MSYLATATEGNLTLITFLPLAGVCALALLGLIFRLSDETFKKTAFGLSVLVFLASVPLFTNFEPGGGMQFTQSAEWMPELGVAYGLGVDWLSLTLVMLTTFLTPFAILSSWNIAERKTKEFFSLILIIETAVVGTLAATDMILFFLFWEAALIPMYFLIGVWGTERRVYAAVKFFLYTAFGSALMLGAIFYLYAARVEQFGSPSMAIEDLVAVTTAFDGFLSPQGLLFAAFFLAFAIKVPVIPFHTWLPDAHVEAPTAGSVILAGILLKLGVYGILRMLFPFFPDASAAFMPFLSAAAIVGIIYGAMVAFSQKDLKKLVAYSSVSHMGIIVLGFTLPNIQGVEGAVFHMLAHGVSTGSLFMMVGMMYERRHSKKIADFGGVAAVMPVFAAFFILFSLASAGLPLLSGFVGEFLVLLGAFRESYLSAGLAATGIVLGAVYMLKAVQKVFFGPVEKEQNKKLTDLTLREIGVILPMAAIIVALGVYPKPFLSRIEPGAKRFIAEFAAQTQTGKMKAEKQWEFRKR, encoded by the coding sequence TTGTCATACCTCGCAACCGCCACAGAGGGAAACCTTACCCTCATTACATTCCTGCCGCTTGCCGGTGTGTGCGCCCTCGCGCTCTTAGGACTGATATTCCGCCTGTCCGATGAAACATTCAAAAAAACCGCCTTCGGCTTGAGCGTGCTGGTTTTTCTTGCGTCAGTCCCGCTTTTCACCAACTTTGAACCGGGCGGCGGAATGCAGTTCACACAAAGCGCGGAATGGATGCCGGAGTTGGGGGTTGCCTACGGCCTCGGCGTGGACTGGCTCAGCTTAACGCTGGTTATGCTCACAACCTTCCTTACGCCTTTTGCGATCTTGAGTTCATGGAACATAGCGGAAAGAAAAACCAAAGAGTTCTTCTCGCTCATTCTGATAATAGAGACGGCGGTTGTCGGCACACTCGCGGCGACCGACATGATTCTGTTTTTCCTCTTCTGGGAGGCGGCGCTTATCCCGATGTATTTTCTGATAGGCGTGTGGGGAACGGAGCGGAGAGTATATGCGGCGGTAAAGTTTTTCCTTTATACGGCTTTTGGAAGCGCGCTTATGCTCGGAGCAATCTTTTACCTTTACGCCGCGCGGGTGGAACAGTTTGGCTCGCCGTCAATGGCGATTGAAGACCTGGTGGCCGTAACAACCGCTTTTGACGGATTTTTAAGCCCTCAGGGGCTGTTGTTCGCGGCGTTTTTTCTTGCTTTTGCAATCAAAGTTCCAGTCATTCCGTTTCACACATGGCTGCCGGACGCGCACGTGGAAGCGCCCACGGCGGGCAGCGTTATCCTTGCGGGAATACTGCTCAAACTCGGCGTTTACGGAATTCTGCGTATGCTGTTTCCCTTCTTTCCGGACGCCTCGGCGGCGTTTATGCCGTTTCTTTCCGCCGCCGCAATTGTGGGAATTATTTACGGCGCAATGGTGGCGTTCTCCCAGAAAGACCTGAAAAAACTGGTCGCCTACTCAAGCGTGAGCCACATGGGCATAATCGTCCTCGGCTTTACCCTGCCCAACATTCAGGGGGTTGAAGGCGCGGTTTTTCACATGCTCGCCCACGGGGTTTCAACCGGCTCGCTGTTTATGATGGTGGGAATGATGTATGAGAGAAGGCACTCAAAAAAGATAGCAGATTTCGGCGGCGTGGCGGCTGTGATGCCCGTGTTTGCGGCGTTTTTCATACTGTTTTCGCTCGCGTCCGCAGGCCTCCCTCTGCTGAGCGGATTTGTGGGGGAGTTTCTGGTGCTTTTAGGCGCTTTCAGGGAGAGTTATTTGAGCGCGGGCCTTGCCGCAACGGGCATAGTGCTTGGAGCGGTTTACATGCTTAAAGCCGTTCAAAAGGTGTTTTTCGGGCCCGTGGAGAAAGAGCAAAACAAAAAACTGACCGATTTGACCCTGCGGGAGATTGGAGTGATTTTGCCAATGGCGGCTATAATAGTTGCGCTTGGCGTGTATCCGAAACCGTTTCTCTCGCGTATTGAGCCGGGAGCAAAGCGGTTTATTGCGGAGTTTGCCGCGCAAACGCAAACGGGCAAAATGAAGGCGGAAAAACAGTGGGAATTCAGGAAGCGGTAA
- the folE gene encoding GTP cyclohydrolase I FolE: protein MGIQEAVKQILTEIGEDPAREGLEDTPLRIERMMKEITSGYGSDPMKIAREAVYEIDYDEMVIVKDTEFYSMCEHHMLPFFGKCHVAYIPNKKIIGLSKIPRIIEVFSRRLQVQERMTVQIANLLKEALSPKGVAVVVKGYHLCMAMRGVEKSGANMITSSMNGLFRSDERSREEFLSLIKETGL from the coding sequence GTGGGAATTCAGGAAGCGGTAAAACAGATACTGACCGAGATCGGCGAAGACCCGGCAAGGGAGGGGCTTGAAGACACCCCGCTCCGCATAGAAAGGATGATGAAAGAGATAACGTCCGGCTATGGGAGCGACCCTATGAAGATCGCCCGCGAAGCCGTCTATGAGATAGATTACGATGAGATGGTTATCGTTAAAGACACCGAGTTCTACAGCATGTGCGAGCACCATATGCTTCCCTTTTTCGGAAAATGCCATGTCGCATACATTCCCAACAAAAAGATTATTGGTTTGAGTAAAATACCGCGCATTATTGAAGTATTTTCAAGACGCTTGCAAGTGCAGGAGAGGATGACGGTTCAAATAGCAAACCTGCTTAAAGAGGCGCTTTCCCCCAAGGGGGTGGCGGTGGTGGTGAAGGGTTACCACCTCTGCATGGCGATGCGCGGGGTGGAAAAATCCGGAGCGAACATGATAACAAGTTCAATGAACGGACTGTTCAGGAGCGACGAGCGGTCGCGCGAGGAGTTTTTGAGCCTTATAAAGGAGACCGGGCTTTGA
- a CDS encoding acyl-CoA synthetase, whose amino-acid sequence MPFDYKALCASWKWNIPRKFNAGVDCADRNASNPDLANRTALIWEGGDGEVKRFSFSDLKTETNKIANIFLASGVKRGDRVMVMLDNVPEFPFSFLAAMKIGAIPIPASAMLTRHEVSHILADSGAKALVTSPEIYGRVGEAAAGLSAVWTTGGKAPAGCADIDNLTENAPAELTPANTSAEDIAYLCYTSGTTGEPKGVAHAHRAAIGRDPAAVFWLGARSRPRVFHAGKLNWTYTLGAGCLDAWRHGCSSVLYGGAYNPRIMFDLIKKHRVDVFMAVPTVFRQMARDAASGPPPDVSGLTHCLSAGEHLTPELFSVWKDNFGVDIREGLGMSEFSYYISNMEGMGIRPGSPGMPQPGRKCFLVDPESGEPVRGGGEGVLCSSPGDPGIMLGYWNRPAETREMFSRKGDFISGDYFTADDEGYLWPLGRKDDMINSFGYRISPFEIEAALSKHPKVADCAAAGIEAGEGKVIAAAFVVPSPGGHDGETLKKEILDFLSARLAHYKIPKEVFITGAIPRTKNGKKKRGELRGLHGGAV is encoded by the coding sequence ATGCCTTTTGACTACAAAGCCCTCTGCGCCTCGTGGAAGTGGAACATTCCCCGCAAGTTTAACGCGGGCGTTGACTGCGCGGACAGGAACGCCTCAAATCCCGACCTTGCAAACAGAACCGCCCTTATATGGGAGGGCGGGGACGGGGAGGTGAAACGGTTCAGTTTTTCAGACCTGAAAACGGAGACAAATAAAATCGCAAACATATTTCTCGCCTCCGGCGTTAAACGCGGCGACAGGGTGATGGTTATGTTGGACAACGTTCCGGAATTTCCGTTTTCATTTCTTGCGGCGATGAAAATCGGCGCGATTCCAATTCCGGCGAGCGCAATGCTTACCCGTCATGAGGTTTCCCACATACTTGCGGACAGCGGCGCGAAGGCGCTTGTAACCTCTCCGGAAATTTACGGGCGGGTCGGGGAGGCGGCGGCCGGTTTGAGCGCGGTTTGGACGACCGGCGGGAAAGCGCCCGCCGGTTGCGCGGATATTGACAATCTGACGGAAAATGCCCCCGCCGAACTCACGCCCGCAAACACTTCCGCCGAAGACATCGCTTATCTGTGCTACACATCGGGAACAACCGGCGAGCCCAAGGGGGTTGCACACGCGCACAGGGCGGCCATAGGGCGCGACCCGGCGGCGGTGTTCTGGCTTGGGGCGCGCTCCCGCCCACGGGTTTTTCACGCGGGGAAACTCAACTGGACATACACCCTCGGAGCCGGATGCCTTGACGCATGGCGGCACGGATGCTCATCGGTGCTTTACGGCGGGGCATACAATCCGCGCATTATGTTTGACCTGATAAAAAAACACCGCGTTGATGTGTTTATGGCCGTGCCGACGGTTTTCCGGCAGATGGCGAGAGACGCGGCAAGCGGCCCGCCTCCCGATGTTTCGGGGCTGACCCATTGCCTCAGCGCGGGCGAGCATCTGACCCCCGAACTTTTTTCAGTCTGGAAAGATAATTTCGGCGTTGACATACGCGAAGGGCTGGGGATGAGCGAGTTCAGTTATTACATATCAAACATGGAGGGGATGGGTATCAGGCCCGGCTCTCCGGGAATGCCGCAGCCGGGGCGAAAATGTTTTCTTGTCGACCCCGAAAGCGGAGAGCCGGTTCGCGGCGGCGGGGAAGGGGTTTTGTGCTCATCGCCCGGCGACCCCGGAATTATGCTCGGCTACTGGAACCGCCCCGCTGAGACGCGCGAAATGTTTTCGCGCAAGGGGGATTTTATTAGCGGCGACTATTTTACGGCGGACGATGAGGGCTACCTGTGGCCGCTTGGCAGAAAAGACGACATGATAAACAGTTTCGGTTACAGGATTTCACCCTTTGAAATTGAGGCCGCGCTGTCAAAGCACCCGAAAGTGGCGGACTGCGCGGCGGCGGGGATTGAGGCGGGCGAAGGAAAGGTTATCGCGGCGGCGTTTGTCGTTCCCTCCCCCGGCGGGCATGACGGGGAAACTCTGAAAAAAGAGATATTGGATTTCCTCTCCGCCCGCCTTGCGCATTACAAGATTCCCAAAGAGGTTTTCATCACCGGCGCGATACCGCGCACGAAAAACGGAAAGAAAAAACGCGGCGAACTGCGCGGGTTGCACGGCGGCGCGGTCTGA
- the hflX gene encoding GTPase HflX, with protein sequence MTPEFGASLCSAVSAAKRPVSALVNGKGGVCAVFLGDGCDAEISAFFKKRRDTAKAVRNYRLIRARADGRGLTENDRFTLINERLEMVGVITMPGGPRGHAGFEFARPSPGPDRCETVRFPDYRAVRVDSQTALAVPEAARPAAPRGRDCVFLAGASRGTQAGAAASLEELERLAVSAGKQVAGRRIHMLRPSKRTGNTVLGEANLSDLLLLARHEGAGAVIFDTELKPAEISEIQSRTDMKIIDRTQLILEIFSSRASSKEGRLQVKLAELKYALPRLAGSGALMSNPGAGIGTRGPGEKRLEKERRGLRKRIKDLERQMEGISARRERTKTRRIKDGNSRAVSLVGYTNAGKSTLFAALTKAPADAADKMFTTLATKTRRLYRPARSPVLLTDTVGFIKDLPDDLRMAFRATLEEIGGAGLLVHVADAGDPVVEDKITAVENVIGLMGFGDIPRLLAFNKTDTAPPGRIKDLSLIYRGAVFVSAKMRDNLEALTGRVDFMLGGQHTSRRDSGRIEHDFIHENAGAPDGYHPDRQRVTL encoded by the coding sequence ATGACGCCGGAGTTCGGCGCGTCCCTGTGCTCGGCGGTTTCCGCCGCAAAGAGGCCCGTCTCCGCCCTTGTCAACGGGAAAGGCGGGGTCTGCGCCGTGTTTCTCGGAGACGGTTGCGATGCGGAAATATCCGCCTTTTTCAAAAAACGCCGCGACACGGCAAAGGCGGTGAGGAACTACAGGCTCATCCGCGCCCGCGCCGACGGGCGGGGGCTTACGGAAAATGACAGGTTCACCCTTATCAACGAGCGGCTTGAAATGGTGGGCGTCATAACAATGCCGGGCGGCCCCCGGGGCCATGCGGGTTTTGAGTTTGCCCGCCCCTCTCCCGGCCCGGACAGATGTGAAACCGTCCGCTTTCCGGATTACAGAGCCGTGAGGGTTGATTCGCAGACCGCCCTTGCCGTTCCGGAGGCGGCGCGCCCCGCCGCCCCGCGAGGCCGGGATTGTGTTTTTCTTGCGGGAGCCTCGCGCGGGACGCAGGCCGGGGCGGCGGCCTCGCTTGAGGAACTTGAGCGGCTTGCGGTGTCTGCGGGAAAACAGGTTGCCGGGCGGCGCATCCATATGCTCCGTCCCTCCAAAAGGACGGGCAACACCGTTTTGGGAGAGGCGAACCTCTCCGACCTTCTTCTGCTTGCAAGGCATGAGGGGGCGGGGGCGGTAATTTTTGACACCGAATTGAAACCGGCGGAAATTTCCGAGATACAAAGCCGCACTGACATGAAAATTATTGACAGGACGCAACTGATTCTTGAAATTTTCTCATCCCGGGCGTCCTCAAAAGAGGGAAGGCTTCAGGTCAAACTCGCCGAATTGAAATACGCCCTTCCCCGCCTTGCGGGAAGCGGGGCGCTGATGTCAAACCCCGGAGCCGGTATAGGAACAAGGGGCCCCGGAGAGAAACGCTTGGAAAAAGAGAGAAGGGGCCTGCGGAAGCGGATAAAAGACCTTGAGCGGCAAATGGAGGGCATATCGGCGAGAAGGGAGCGCACAAAGACCCGCCGCATAAAAGACGGCAACTCGCGGGCGGTTTCCCTTGTGGGCTATACAAATGCGGGAAAATCCACCCTGTTTGCCGCCCTGACCAAAGCCCCCGCCGATGCGGCGGACAAAATGTTCACCACCCTCGCCACAAAGACCCGCCGCCTTTACCGCCCGGCGCGCTCCCCTGTTCTCCTCACAGACACGGTGGGTTTTATCAAAGACCTGCCGGACGACCTGAGAATGGCTTTCAGGGCGACCCTTGAGGAGATTGGCGGCGCGGGCCTGCTTGTTCATGTGGCGGACGCGGGCGACCCGGTTGTGGAAGACAAAATAACGGCGGTTGAAAATGTTATCGGCCTTATGGGGTTTGGCGACATTCCCCGGCTGCTTGCTTTCAACAAGACCGACACGGCCCCGCCCGGCAGAATAAAAGACCTTTCTTTGATATACCGCGGCGCGGTTTTTGTGTCCGCAAAAATGCGCGACAACCTTGAGGCGCTCACAGGCCGTGTTGATTTTATGCTTGGCGGACAGCATACTTCCCGGCGCGATTCGGGGAGGATTGAACATGATTTCATACACGAGAATGCTGGAGCACCTGACGGATATCATCCGGATAGACAGCGAGTCACGTTGTGA
- a CDS encoding YadA-like family protein — protein sequence MNPLYTSVRRETKRALTVLGAILCLLIPADFAKADYSGNGAENGATDMGGGHPSTPGPDTTNAAVWLNSSAFGAFARTQGHDSTAIGASTIVTGNSSTAIGFSAGARGNNATAVGARAFAKENSTAVGQFARADGLNSTAVGHSACAVEYSATALGRDAFARQEATALGAFARADDYSIALGARAFANGRGGAVAIGTGSNATGTDAIAIGRNVLATGGQIRIGNSSVRNVRIGAYDLSELSGITGDGISADAVGDIITNAATEGGTIDRAIDRALRVETESRANADNALRADLGTQTDMRNSNGSAHARINYIQDVIGSANSAELMAWRVNEAVSAVDPVMPDEEGQLSIKINAETGEIILTGDSVRAQVASLVAALSRSNSPLVDAEGNPVNTSLGEFNELDPGQVSGNQRLTYLFRALYGDPSVASPGDNDIDSNTPHADSIVGRIQQGVLRSEADVAADRDTNGGLAGNGGYRAAPTIGSGRMDAPNTEADRQLVVQDTNVDGTVRLSTLPFSTLSGLDRRVEGLEKDLSAGIAMSMAMQSSLLPGERMSVSLGSATYNKEYAAALSLGLRINKRWRFNTGVGWGSSGTKLGGRFGATYGW from the coding sequence ATGAATCCACTTTACACCAGCGTTAGGCGCGAGACGAAGAGAGCCCTGACCGTCCTTGGGGCGATTCTCTGTTTATTAATTCCGGCGGATTTTGCCAAAGCAGATTACAGCGGAAACGGGGCAGAAAACGGGGCAACCGACATGGGCGGAGGCCACCCTTCCACCCCCGGCCCGGACACTACTAATGCGGCGGTGTGGCTCAATTCATCCGCTTTCGGCGCGTTTGCACGCACGCAGGGACACGATTCAACTGCCATCGGCGCAAGCACAATTGTTACAGGAAATTCTTCAACAGCCATTGGTTTTTCGGCGGGGGCCAGAGGGAACAATGCAACGGCTGTCGGCGCGAGGGCTTTTGCGAAAGAAAATTCAACGGCTGTCGGCCAGTTTGCGAGGGCGGACGGACTAAATTCAACGGCTGTCGGTCATAGCGCGTGCGCGGTTGAATATAGCGCAACGGCCCTCGGACGCGACGCATTTGCAAGACAGGAAGCAACAGCTCTCGGCGCGTTTGCGAGGGCGGATGATTATTCAATAGCGTTAGGCGCAAGGGCTTTTGCAAACGGCAGGGGTGGCGCCGTTGCCATTGGGACGGGCTCAAACGCGACCGGCACGGACGCAATAGCAATCGGGCGCAATGTGCTCGCCACCGGCGGACAAATCCGCATCGGCAACTCCTCAGTAAGGAATGTGCGGATAGGCGCTTACGACTTGAGTGAACTTTCAGGCATTACCGGAGACGGCATAAGCGCCGATGCCGTTGGAGATATAATTACCAATGCGGCAACGGAAGGCGGAACGATTGACAGGGCAATTGACAGGGCGTTAAGAGTTGAAACCGAGTCCCGCGCCAATGCCGACAATGCTCTGCGCGCCGACCTCGGCACACAAACCGATATGCGCAATTCCAACGGTAGCGCACACGCGCGCATCAATTACATACAAGACGTAATCGGCTCGGCAAACAGCGCTGAACTTATGGCGTGGCGTGTGAATGAAGCCGTTTCAGCCGTGGATCCGGTTATGCCGGATGAAGAGGGGCAACTCAGTATAAAAATTAACGCTGAAACCGGTGAGATTATCTTGACGGGAGACAGCGTGCGCGCTCAGGTGGCATCGCTGGTGGCGGCTTTATCCCGCTCCAACAGTCCTCTGGTGGATGCCGAGGGCAATCCGGTCAACACCAGCTTGGGAGAGTTCAATGAACTGGACCCCGGCCAAGTGAGCGGCAACCAACGGCTGACATACCTGTTCCGGGCCTTATACGGCGACCCCTCGGTTGCCAGCCCCGGCGATAATGACATTGACTCCAACACCCCGCACGCCGACAGCATAGTAGGGCGCATACAACAGGGAGTGTTGCGTAGCGAGGCGGATGTTGCGGCTGACCGTGACACCAATGGCGGATTGGCGGGGAACGGCGGTTATCGTGCGGCGCCGACAATCGGCTCAGGCCGCATGGATGCGCCAAACACTGAGGCTGACCGCCAGTTAGTTGTGCAGGATACAAATGTTGACGGCACGGTGCGTCTGAGCACTTTGCCTTTCAGCACCCTGTCCGGCTTAGACCGGCGCGTGGAAGGGTTGGAAAAAGACCTTTCCGCCGGCATTGCCATGTCAATGGCAATGCAGTCGTCTCTCTTGCCGGGCGAGAGAATGAGCGTGTCTCTCGGTTCCGCAACCTATAATAAAGAATACGCTGCGGCTTTATCTTTAGGATTACGCATCAACAAGAGGTGGCGGTTCAATACCGGCGTGGGCTGGGGAAGTAGCGGAACCAAACTGGGCGGTCGCTTCGGCGCAACCTACGGATGGTGA
- the hemA gene encoding glutamyl-tRNA reductase produces the protein MTDATVIVCGMSHKTSPVEERERVSVGGEEATREALGALLSRESVDECVIVSTCNRVEVYAACVNGAECFDAISEFLCGARGAGGEDRLYFLEGAEAARHLFRVSAGLDSMVVGEPQILGQLRRAYETARAEGATGAALNILFQSAFSSAKKIKNETGIGSHTASVSSVAIKLARNIFGDISSCSVMVVGTGEAAADAAAQLAKRGAGEIRIAARDPKEGAKLAAIVGGKPVSMAEIGLWIRKTDIVISATGSSNYILKTEDLEDAMKLRKNKPVSLIDIAVPRDIDPAVRGIGGVFLYDMDDLQNFVEKNRDTLRRNLGRAEEMAKNESLKFTSRRGGLKAFPLIVELRKKARAVVREETVKTLSKLDSLEQRGGEKERRERLIWQLSETLMEKFLHAPMTKLKMETANSEDKNAYAETVKTLFDLSGELSADEDKDRKQG, from the coding sequence TTGACGGACGCCACCGTGATTGTTTGCGGAATGAGCCACAAAACCTCTCCCGTTGAGGAGCGGGAAAGGGTGTCCGTGGGAGGGGAGGAGGCGACAAGAGAGGCGCTTGGGGCTCTGCTTTCCCGTGAGTCTGTGGATGAGTGCGTAATAGTCTCCACGTGCAACAGGGTTGAGGTGTATGCCGCGTGTGTGAACGGCGCGGAGTGTTTTGACGCCATAAGCGAATTTCTTTGCGGAGCGCGGGGCGCGGGCGGTGAAGACAGGTTGTATTTTCTTGAGGGGGCGGAAGCGGCGCGTCATCTTTTCAGGGTGTCCGCCGGGCTGGACTCCATGGTCGTGGGAGAACCGCAAATTTTAGGGCAACTCCGGCGGGCGTATGAAACGGCGCGCGCGGAGGGGGCGACGGGGGCGGCGCTGAACATACTTTTTCAGAGCGCGTTTTCATCGGCGAAGAAAATTAAAAACGAAACCGGCATCGGCTCACACACGGCATCGGTCAGTTCGGTCGCCATTAAACTGGCGAGAAACATCTTTGGCGACATCTCAAGTTGCTCGGTGATGGTTGTGGGAACGGGCGAAGCGGCAGCCGATGCGGCGGCGCAGCTCGCAAAGAGAGGCGCGGGCGAAATCCGCATCGCCGCAAGAGACCCGAAAGAGGGCGCAAAACTGGCGGCAATCGTGGGCGGGAAACCCGTCTCAATGGCGGAGATAGGTTTGTGGATAAGAAAAACCGACATAGTGATTTCCGCCACCGGCTCATCCAACTACATACTGAAAACCGAAGATCTGGAAGACGCGATGAAACTGAGAAAAAACAAGCCCGTCTCCCTGATAGACATCGCAGTCCCCAGAGACATAGACCCCGCCGTCCGGGGCATCGGGGGCGTTTTTCTTTACGATATGGACGACCTTCAGAATTTCGTTGAAAAAAACCGCGACACCCTGCGCCGCAACCTCGGCAGGGCGGAGGAAATGGCGAAAAATGAGAGCCTCAAATTCACATCCCGGCGCGGAGGGCTCAAGGCGTTTCCCCTCATCGTGGAACTCAGAAAAAAGGCGCGCGCGGTCGTGCGGGAGGAAACCGTCAAAACATTGTCAAAGCTGGATTCACTTGAGCAAAGGGGCGGCGAAAAAGAGCGGAGGGAACGGCTTATATGGCAACTTTCCGAAACCCTTATGGAGAAATTTCTGCACGCTCCAATGACAAAACTTAAAATGGAAACGGCAAACTCCGAAGACAAAAACGCCTATGCGGAGACGGTCAAAACCCTCTTTGACCTGTCCGGGGAACTGTCGGCAGATGAAGATAAAGATAGGAAGCAGGGGTAG